One window of Dermochelys coriacea isolate rDerCor1 chromosome 22, rDerCor1.pri.v4, whole genome shotgun sequence genomic DNA carries:
- the LOC119846830 gene encoding histone H2A, with product MSGRGKSGGKARAKAKSRSSRAGLQFPVGRVHRLLRRGHYAERVGAGAPVYLAAVLEYLTAEILELAGNAARDNKKTRIIPRHLQLAVRNDEELNKLLGGVTIAQGGVLPNIQAVLLPKKAGGGGAGPAKSGKKSSSQQSQEY from the coding sequence ATGTCCGGCCGCGGTAAGAGCGGCGGCAAGGCCCGGGCTAAGGCTAAATCTCGCTCATCCCGCGCtggcctgcagttcccagtgggGCGCGTGCACCGGCTGCTACGGCGCGGTCACTACGCCGAGCGAGTGGGCGCGGGCGCCCCGGTGTACCTGGCCGCCGTGCTCGAGTACCTGACGGCGGAGATCCTAGAGCTGGCGGGTAACGCGGCGCGGGATAACAAGAAGACGCGCATTATCCCGCGGCACCTGCAGCTCGCGGTGCGCAACGACGAAGAGCTCAACAAGCTGCTAGGCGGTGTCACCATCGCGCAGGGCGGTGTCCTGCCCAACATCCAGGCCGTGCTGCTGCCCAAGAAGGCGGGCGGCGGCGGAGCCGGGCCGGCCAAGAGCGGCAAGAAGAGCAGCAGCCAGCAATCCCAGGAATACTAG
- the DPAGT1 gene encoding UDP-N-acetylglucosamine--dolichyl-phosphate N-acetylglucosaminephosphotransferase yields the protein MWGLPVIPLLINFCGALLGFVATLTLIPAFKDHFIAAKLFGIDLNKTSKQPIPESQGVISGAVFLIILFCFIPVPFLSCFVEEQCKAFPHHEFVEFIGSLLAICCMIFLGFADDVLNLRWRHKLLLPTMASLPLLMVYFTNFGNTTIVVPKPFRVLLGMHLDLGILYYVYMGMLAVFCTNAINILAGINGLEAGQSLVIAASIITFNVVELNGDYRDDHIFSLYFMIPFFFTTLGLLYHNWYPSSVFVGDTFCYFAGMTFAVVGILGHFSKTMLLFFIPQVLNFLYSLPQLFHIIPCPRHRLPRLNPGTGKLEMSYSKFRTKSLSALGKCILKVSETLHIVDVRQELDEDEEYTECNNMTLINFVIKLIGPAPEQTLTVLLLLIQVVGSTIAFLIRYQLVRLFYDV from the exons ATGTGGGGGTTACCAGTGATCCCTTTGCTGATTAACTTTTGTGGTGCTCTCCTGGGGTTCGTGGCTACCCTGACACTGATCCCAGCTTTCAAGGATCATTTCATTGCTGCCAAGCTCTTCGGGATAGACTTGAACAAAACTTCTAAACAGCCCAT TCCTGAATCCCAAGGTGTGATCAGTGGGGCTGTGTTCTTGATCATCCTTTTCTGCTTTATTCCTGTGCCCTTTCTGAGCTGTTTTGTAGAGGAGCAGTGCAAGGCATTTCCACACCATGAG TTTGTGGAGTTCATTGGCTCCCTTCTTGCCATCTGCTGCATGATCTTCCTGGGCTTTGCGGATGATGTTCTGAACCTGCGCTGGCGACACAAGCTGCTACTTCCTACCATGGCCTCCCTTCCTCTGCTTATGGTCTACTTCACTAACTTTGGGAACACAACTATTGTGGTACCCAAGCCCTTCCGGGTGTTGTTGGGGATGCACTTGGACCTGG GTATCCTGTACTATGTGTACATGGGCATGCTAGCAGTGTTTTGCACCAACGCCATCAACATTCTCGCTGGAATTAATGGGCTTGAGGCAGGACAGTCTCTGGTGATAGCTGCTTCCATCATCACATTCAATGTTGTTGAATTAAATG GAGATTATAGAGATGACCACATTTTTTCTCTCTACTTCatgattccatttttttttactacTCTGGGGCTGCTTTACCATAACTG GTATCCATCCAGCGTGTTTGTAGGTGACACCTTCTGCTATTTTGCTGGTATGACGTTTGCTGTGGTGGGGATCCTTGGGCACTTCAGTAAGACAATGCTGCTCTTCTTCATCCCACAAGTGCTCAACTTCCTCTACTCTTTGCCTCAGCTCTTCCACATCATTCCTTGTCCCCGTCATCGGCTACCCAG GCTCAATCCTGGTACAGGGAAGCTGGAGATGAGCTACTCCAAATTCAGAACCAAAAGTCTTTCAGCACTGGGAAAGTGTATTCTAAAG GTATCAGAGACCTTACATATTGTGGATGTGAGACAGGAATTGGATGAAGATGAAGAATACACAGAGTGCAATAACATGACACTCATTAACTTTGTTATAAAGCTTATTGGACCAGCTCCAGAGCAAACCCTCactgtcctgctgctgctcatCCAG GTAGTGGGCAGCACCATTGCATTTTTGATCCGGTATCAGCTAGTACGCTTGTTCTATGATGTTTGA